The Podarcis raffonei isolate rPodRaf1 chromosome 2, rPodRaf1.pri, whole genome shotgun sequence genome window below encodes:
- the LOC128406233 gene encoding protein mono-ADP-ribosyltransferase TIPARP-like: MAESAESSVSEGGHTFLEDELLGITILKLSGTDDAPLYHVHQKNGVPICDNFLLGCCYLQEKCPYHHTPFPYHWQWRRQKDKVWLSFSFSAQHHLEKLYCNQEVPTAQLRDRRDNVYFLNFNTMALSPIMLYDQVRRLSNSSNPDCSPYLFTEWKVYYNESCHWLEYDEPIAQELVAAFERGMWNHAFRVQDQIYNVDLKQFIQRNVKMGFTRDITFRPVWRSAVVTVRCLRSLAPPLTTLALAGEDPLDLFCGPYPAACVPPPQGGSSFTMAEVTLSEVAHQMVRKLFHAKLPEDQALVLAIYRIRNDQLWDMYMRQKRLMFQVRSEKEHPSVERHLFHGTAASRIKSICISNFNPDLAGSVHGAVFGRGVYFARDASYSNTYALAANNNVRHMFLAKVLTGRWWRGHSCLRQTPPHFDSCTDCVRDPHIFVIFRSCQCYPYFLIRYKEVKTPVAVDM, from the exons ATGGCAGAAAGTGCAGAGTCCTCTGTGTCTGAGGGGGGCCACACCTTCTTGGAGGACGAGTTGCTGGGCATTACAATCCTGAAGCTATCTGGCACAGACGACGCCCCGCTATATCACGTCCATCAGAAGAACGGCGTGCCGATCTGCGACAACTTTCTGCTGGGATGCTGCTATTTGCAGGAGAAGTGCCCTTACCATCACACCCCGTTCCCCTACCACTGGCAGTGGCGCCGCCAGAAAGACAAAGTGTGGCTTAGTTTCAGTTTCTCAGCTCAGCATCATCTGGAGAAGCTCTACTGTAATCAGGAAGTCCCCACGGCGCAACTGAGGGACAG GAGGGACAACGTGTATTTCTTAAACTTTAACACCATGGCTCTCTCACCGATAATGCTGTATGACCAAGTAAGGCGACTGTCCAACAGCAGCAACCCTGATTGCAGTCCCTACCTCTTTACAGAGTGGAAGGTTTACTACAATGAAAGTTGCCATTGGCTGGAATACGATGAG CCTATCGCACAGGAACTTGTCGCTGCTTTCGAGCGGGGCATGTGGAACCATGCCTTCCGTGTGCAAGATCAAATCTACAATGTAGACCTCAAACAGTTTATCCAGCGCAACGTAAAGATGGGCTTCACCCGTGACATCACGTTCCGACCTGTCTGGCGCTCAGCTGTCGTTACTGTGCGCTGCTTGCG GTCGCTTGCTCCACCCCTGACCACTTTGGCTCTCGCAGGAGAAGATCCTCTGGATTTGTTCTGTGGGCCTTATCCTGCGGCCTGCGTCCCACCACCTCAAGGGGGCTCTTCTTTCACAATGGCAGAAGTGACTCTGTCAGAAGTAGCCCATCAGATGGTGAGGAAGCTGTTCCATGCCAAGTTGCCCGAGGATCAGGCGTTGGTGCTGGCTATCTACCGCATACGCAATGACCAACTCTGGGATATGTACATGAG gcAGAAGAGGCTCATGTTCCAGGTACGCTCAGAAAAGGAGCATCCCTCAGTGGAGAGACATCTCTTTCACGGCACAGCTGCATCTCGGATCAAGTCTATTTGCATAAGCAACTTTAACCCCGACCTGGCAGGATCAGTCCATGGCGCAGTTTTCGGCCGGGGTGTTTACTTTGCTAGAGATGCCTCTTACTCAAACACTTACGCCTTAGCAGCCAATAACAATGTGCGTCACATGTTCCTGGCCAAAGTGCTGACTGGTCGCTGGTGGAGAGGCCACTCATGTTTAAGGCAAACTCCCCCCCATTTTGACTCCTGCACAGATTGTGTCCGTGACCCGCACATTTTTGTTATCTTCAGAAGCTGCCAGTGCTACCCCTACTTCCTGATTCGCTACAAGGAAGTGAAGACACCTGTAGCTGTGGATATGTGA